A genomic region of Pyrus communis chromosome 14, drPyrComm1.1, whole genome shotgun sequence contains the following coding sequences:
- the LOC137714098 gene encoding probable cytochrome c oxidase subunit 5C-3, whose translation MAGHKIAHATLKGPSVVREILYGSVLALACGSLWKMHHWNEQRKVRAFYDLLEKGEISVVVEE comes from the coding sequence ATGGCGGGTCACAAGATTGCTCATGCCACATTGAAAGGTCCAAGTGTTGTAAGGGAGATATTGTATGGATCGGTGCTTGCTTTGGCTTGTGGAAGTCTGTGGAAAATGCATCACTGGAATGAGCAGAGGAAAGTGAGGGCGTTCTACGACTTGCTCGAGAAGGGTGAAATCAGTGTGGTCGTTGAAGAATAG